One genomic segment of Streptomyces niveus includes these proteins:
- a CDS encoding alpha/beta fold hydrolase — MTAPENGSGTPSGSTPGATVATDVRLDGPWTHRDVAANGARFHIAEMGDGPLVLLLHGFPQFWWTWRHQLPALAEAGYRAVAMDLRGVGGSDRTPRGYDPANLALDITGVVRSLGEPDAALVGHDLGGYLAWTAAVMRPKLVRRLAVSSMPHPRRWRSAMLSDFSQSRAGSYIWGFQRPWLPERQLVADDGALVGDLIRGWSGPQPPDDKTVDIYRRAMTIPSTAHCSIEPYRWMVRSMARPDGIQFNRRMKRPVRVPTLQLHGSLDPAMRTRSTAGSAEYVEAPYRWRLFDGLGHFPHEEDPVAFSTELINWLKDPEPDR; from the coding sequence ATGACCGCCCCCGAAAACGGCTCTGGCACCCCCTCCGGCAGCACCCCCGGCGCCACGGTCGCGACCGATGTGCGCCTCGACGGTCCCTGGACGCACCGGGACGTGGCCGCCAACGGGGCCCGCTTCCATATCGCCGAGATGGGCGACGGGCCGCTGGTGCTGCTGCTCCACGGTTTCCCGCAGTTCTGGTGGACCTGGCGGCATCAGCTGCCCGCGCTCGCCGAGGCCGGGTACCGGGCCGTCGCGATGGACCTGCGGGGCGTGGGCGGCAGCGACCGCACGCCCCGCGGTTACGACCCCGCCAATCTGGCCCTCGACATCACCGGTGTGGTGCGCTCGCTCGGCGAGCCGGACGCCGCGCTCGTCGGGCACGACCTCGGCGGGTATCTCGCCTGGACCGCCGCCGTGATGCGGCCGAAGCTGGTACGTCGGCTCGCGGTGTCGTCGATGCCGCATCCGCGCCGCTGGCGGTCGGCGATGCTGTCGGACTTCTCGCAGAGCAGGGCCGGCTCGTACATCTGGGGCTTCCAGCGGCCGTGGCTGCCGGAGCGTCAGCTCGTCGCGGACGACGGGGCGTTGGTGGGCGATCTGATCCGCGGCTGGTCGGGCCCGCAGCCGCCCGACGACAAGACCGTCGACATCTACCGGCGGGCGATGACCATCCCCTCCACGGCGCACTGCTCGATCGAGCCGTACCGCTGGATGGTGCGGTCGATGGCGCGGCCGGACGGGATCCAGTTCAACCGGCGGATGAAGCGGCCCGTGCGGGTGCCGACCCTCCAGCTGCACGGATCGCTCGATCCGGCGATGCGGACGCGTAGTACGGCGGGGTCCGCCGAGTACGTCGAAGCCCCTTACCGCTGGCGGCTGTTCGACGGTCTTGGCCATTTTCCGCATGAGGAGGACCCGGTGGCGTTCTCCACGGAACTCATCAACTGGCTGAAGGATCCCGAGCCCGACCGCTGA
- the nhaA gene encoding Na+/H+ antiporter NhaA produces MATPRTFLGRLPLPERTYLASALRTETVGGVLLLVAAVAALIWANTPISDSYTAVGDFHFGPASLGLDLSVRHWAADGLLAVFFFVAGIELKRELVAGELRDPKAAALPVIAALCGMIMPALVYLVVNVVGGGSTDGWAVPTATDIAFALAVLAVLGTSLPSALRAFLLTLAVVDDLFAILIIAIFFTSDIDLIALAGAFVALAVFWLLLRKGVRGWYVYVPLALVVWALMYNSGVHATVAGVAMGLMLRCVRDEGEEQSPGERIEHLVRPLSAGLAVPLFALFSAGVPVSGGALTSVFTRPETLGVVLGLVVGKALGIFGGTWLTARFTRAELNEDLAWPDILAVATLAGIGFTVSLLIGELAFTGDPGLTDEVKAAVLAGSVIAAVLAAVLLRVRVRTYRALYDAEELDEDMDGVPDIYEQDDPAYHLRMAAIYEGKAAEHRRLAEHAAATREDGAGPA; encoded by the coding sequence GTGGCCACCCCGCGCACCTTCCTCGGACGCCTCCCGCTCCCCGAGCGGACGTATCTCGCGAGCGCGCTTCGTACCGAGACGGTCGGCGGTGTCCTGCTGCTCGTGGCCGCGGTCGCGGCGCTGATCTGGGCCAACACCCCGATCAGCGACAGCTACACGGCCGTAGGCGACTTCCATTTCGGCCCCGCCTCGCTCGGCCTGGACCTCTCCGTGCGCCACTGGGCCGCGGACGGGCTCCTCGCCGTCTTCTTCTTCGTCGCCGGCATCGAGCTGAAGCGCGAACTGGTCGCCGGGGAGCTGCGCGACCCCAAGGCCGCAGCCCTCCCCGTGATCGCCGCACTGTGCGGCATGATCATGCCCGCGCTCGTCTATCTGGTGGTCAACGTCGTGGGCGGGGGCTCCACGGACGGCTGGGCCGTCCCCACGGCCACCGACATCGCCTTCGCCCTCGCCGTACTCGCCGTCCTCGGCACCTCGCTGCCGTCCGCGCTGCGTGCCTTCCTGCTCACGCTCGCCGTCGTGGACGACCTTTTCGCGATCCTGATCATCGCGATCTTCTTCACCAGCGACATCGACCTGATCGCCCTGGCCGGTGCCTTCGTGGCTCTCGCCGTCTTCTGGCTCCTCCTCAGGAAGGGGGTGCGGGGCTGGTACGTGTACGTCCCGCTGGCGCTCGTCGTCTGGGCCCTGATGTACAACAGCGGCGTCCACGCCACCGTCGCGGGCGTCGCGATGGGTCTGATGCTCCGCTGTGTCAGGGACGAGGGCGAGGAGCAGTCGCCCGGCGAGCGCATCGAGCACCTCGTCCGCCCGCTGTCGGCCGGTCTCGCCGTACCGCTGTTCGCGCTGTTCTCGGCGGGCGTCCCGGTCAGCGGCGGCGCGCTGACCAGCGTCTTCACCCGGCCGGAGACCCTGGGCGTGGTCCTCGGGCTCGTCGTCGGCAAGGCGCTCGGCATCTTCGGCGGCACCTGGCTGACCGCGCGCTTCACCCGCGCGGAGCTCAACGAGGATCTGGCCTGGCCGGACATCCTGGCGGTGGCGACGCTCGCCGGGATCGGCTTCACGGTCTCGCTGCTCATCGGTGAGCTGGCCTTCACCGGCGATCCGGGGCTGACGGACGAGGTGAAGGCTGCCGTCCTGGCGGGTTCGGTGATCGCCGCCGTACTCGCCGCCGTACTGCTGCGCGTACGGGTCCGTACATACCGGGCGCTTTACGACGCCGAGGAGCTCGACGAGGACATGGACGGCGTCCCCGACATCTACGAGCAGGACGACCCGGCTTACCACCTGAGAATGGCCGCCATCTACGAGGGGAAGGCAGCTGAACACCGCCGGTTGGCGGAACACGCCGCAGCGACGCGCGAGGACGGCGCCGGTCCGGCATGA
- a CDS encoding bifunctional SulP family inorganic anion transporter/carbonic anhydrase: MSACVPTHEDKLHSPPPGRRRGFRIAGADVSASISVFLIALPLSLGIALATGAPLQAGLVAAAVGGIVVGRLGGAPLQVSGPAAGLTVVTADLIHQYGWRTTCAITVLAGLAQLGLSALRVARSALAVSPAIVHGMLAGIGVTIALAQLHIVLGGSPQSSAVANVQALPAQLADLHPASITVSALTVGVLLAWPRIPGRTGRILRKAPAALAAVAAATLVAVAAGLSLDRVDLPSWSSHALPEMPQGPVLGLMAAVLTVTLVASVESLLSAVAVDKLVAARKDQKVQIPRARLDRELTGQGAANVVSGALGGLPITGVAVRSAANVAAGGVSRHSTMLHGLWVAVAALFLVPVLDLIPLAALAALVMVIGIQLVNVVHMRNVQRNRELLVYVGTLAGVVFTGVLEGVAIGIALAVGVALHRLTRTRITLEERDGVHRLRARGQLTFLAVPRLSRLLHQVPQGSDCVVELDGSFMDHAAYEALHDWQVAHLARGGTVEFAGGSGDPIAEPAEPVLGSDTCCRPWTPWRNHHCGAPVEQPRTEGRTADKQWVSSRVQGGQLASGLSSFQRHTAPHVRGELARLAREGQQPSQLFLTCADSRLVTSMITASGPGDLFTVRNVGNLVPLPGEEGAEGQDESVAAAIEYAVDVLQVESITICGHSGCGAMQALLSTPDAPDAPDTPETQNAPATQATAQSTSPAGSQTASPTTPRSGSSPLTRWLRHGRPSLERMRSRDHAWARISGRLPADAVEQLCLTNVVQQLEHLRAHPAVARRLAEGRLELHGMYFHVGEAQAYLLASDGPSNGSPDGPSGSSDEVFNRVAPTAFEESRA; this comes from the coding sequence ATGTCTGCCTGCGTCCCCACACACGAAGACAAGCTCCACAGCCCCCCGCCCGGCCGGCGGAGGGGATTCCGGATCGCCGGAGCGGACGTGTCCGCCTCCATCTCGGTCTTCCTGATCGCGCTGCCGCTCTCCCTCGGCATCGCGCTCGCCACCGGTGCCCCGCTCCAGGCCGGTCTCGTCGCCGCGGCGGTCGGCGGCATCGTGGTCGGCCGCCTCGGTGGCGCGCCGCTCCAGGTCAGCGGGCCGGCGGCCGGTCTGACCGTCGTCACGGCCGACCTGATCCACCAGTACGGCTGGCGCACCACCTGCGCCATCACCGTGCTCGCGGGCCTCGCCCAACTCGGCCTCTCCGCGCTGCGCGTCGCCCGCTCGGCGCTCGCCGTGAGCCCGGCGATCGTGCACGGCATGCTGGCCGGCATCGGCGTCACGATCGCTCTCGCGCAGCTGCACATCGTCCTCGGCGGCAGCCCGCAGAGCTCGGCCGTCGCCAACGTCCAGGCGCTGCCGGCCCAGTTGGCCGATCTGCACCCGGCCTCGATCACCGTGAGCGCGCTGACCGTGGGCGTGCTGCTCGCCTGGCCGCGTATCCCCGGGCGTACGGGACGGATCCTGCGGAAGGCGCCCGCCGCCCTCGCGGCGGTGGCCGCCGCGACCCTCGTGGCCGTCGCCGCGGGGCTGAGCCTCGACCGGGTCGACCTGCCCTCCTGGAGCAGTCACGCACTGCCGGAGATGCCGCAGGGGCCGGTGCTCGGACTGATGGCCGCCGTTCTCACCGTCACCCTGGTCGCCAGCGTCGAGTCACTGCTGTCGGCGGTCGCCGTCGACAAGCTGGTGGCCGCCCGCAAGGACCAGAAGGTCCAGATTCCTCGCGCCCGGCTCGACCGGGAGCTGACCGGGCAGGGCGCCGCCAACGTCGTCTCCGGCGCACTCGGCGGGCTGCCGATCACCGGCGTCGCCGTCCGCAGCGCGGCGAACGTGGCCGCGGGCGGCGTCAGCCGTCACTCGACGATGCTGCACGGGCTGTGGGTGGCCGTCGCCGCGCTCTTCCTGGTGCCGGTGCTCGACCTGATCCCGCTGGCCGCTCTCGCCGCGCTGGTCATGGTCATCGGCATCCAGCTGGTCAACGTCGTCCACATGCGCAACGTGCAGCGCAATCGCGAACTGCTCGTCTACGTGGGGACGCTGGCCGGTGTGGTGTTCACCGGCGTTCTGGAGGGGGTGGCCATCGGGATCGCGCTGGCGGTCGGTGTCGCGCTCCACCGGCTCACCCGGACGCGGATCACGCTGGAGGAGCGGGACGGCGTCCACCGGCTCCGCGCACGCGGTCAGTTGACGTTCCTGGCCGTCCCGCGGCTGAGCCGACTTCTGCACCAGGTACCCCAGGGCAGCGACTGCGTGGTCGAGTTGGACGGATCGTTCATGGACCACGCGGCGTACGAGGCGCTGCACGACTGGCAGGTCGCGCATCTGGCCCGGGGCGGCACGGTCGAGTTCGCCGGCGGATCGGGGGACCCGATCGCCGAGCCCGCCGAACCGGTGCTGGGGTCGGACACCTGCTGCCGGCCATGGACACCCTGGCGCAACCACCACTGCGGCGCCCCCGTGGAGCAGCCCCGGACGGAGGGGCGGACGGCGGACAAGCAGTGGGTGTCGAGCCGGGTCCAGGGCGGGCAACTGGCCAGCGGCCTCAGCTCGTTCCAGCGCCATACGGCTCCGCACGTACGGGGCGAGCTGGCGCGGCTGGCGCGTGAGGGCCAGCAGCCCTCGCAACTCTTCCTCACCTGCGCGGACTCGCGGCTGGTGACCAGCATGATCACGGCGAGCGGTCCCGGCGATCTGTTCACCGTCCGCAATGTCGGCAATCTGGTCCCCCTCCCGGGGGAGGAGGGCGCGGAGGGGCAGGACGAATCGGTGGCGGCGGCGATCGAGTACGCGGTCGATGTCCTCCAGGTCGAGTCCATCACAATCTGCGGGCACTCCGGATGCGGCGCGATGCAGGCCCTCCTCAGCACGCCCGACGCTCCCGACGCCCCTGACACCCCCGAGACGCAAAACGCACCCGCCACACAGGCCACCGCGCAGTCCACCTCGCCGGCCGGTTCACAGACGGCCTCACCGACCACCCCGCGATCCGGCTCCTCCCCCCTCACCCGCTGGCTCCGGCACGGCCGGCCCAGCCTGGAGCGGATGCGGAGCCGCGACCACGCGTGGGCCAGGATCTCCGGCCGGTTGCCGGCCGACGCGGTCGAGCAGCTCTGTCTGACCAATGTCGTCCAGCAGTTGGAACATCTGCGCGCCCATCCGGCGGTGGCCCGGCGCCTGGCCGAGGGCAGGCTCGAACTGCACGGCATGTATTTCCACGTCGGCGAGGCCCAGGCGTATCTGCTCGCCTCCGACGGGCCGTCCAACGGATCGCCGGACGGACCGTCCGGCAGCTCCGACGAGGTGTTCAACCGGGTGGCCCCGACGGCTTTCGAGGAGTCGCGCGCCTGA
- a CDS encoding ATP-binding protein encodes MKIAFVGKGGSGKTTLASLFIRHLTANEAPVIAVDADINQHLGAALGLDEEQTAALPAMGAHLPLIKEYLRGTNQRITSADSMIKTTPPGEGSRLLRVRESNPLYEACARTVRLDDGDIQLMATGPFTESDLGVACYHSKVGAVELFLNHLVDGPDEYVVVDMTAGSDSFASGMFTRFDMTFLVVEPTRKGVSVYRQYKEYARDFGIALNVVGNKVQAQDDVDFLQDEVGDDLLVTVGHSNWVRSMEKGRPAPFELLEAENRVALQVLEDAAEDSYANRDWERYTRQMVHFHLRNAESWGNAKTGGDLAAQVDPAFVLREDAAVPQPS; translated from the coding sequence ATGAAGATCGCTTTCGTGGGGAAGGGCGGCAGCGGCAAGACGACGCTGGCCTCGCTCTTCATCCGCCATCTGACCGCCAACGAGGCCCCCGTCATCGCGGTGGACGCCGACATCAACCAGCACCTCGGGGCCGCGCTCGGTCTCGACGAGGAGCAGACCGCCGCGCTGCCCGCGATGGGCGCGCATCTCCCGCTCATCAAGGAGTATCTGCGCGGCACCAACCAGCGGATCACGTCCGCCGACTCGATGATCAAGACGACGCCCCCGGGCGAGGGGTCCCGGCTGCTGCGGGTCCGCGAGTCCAACCCGTTGTACGAAGCCTGCGCCCGCACCGTCCGGCTGGACGACGGCGACATCCAGCTGATGGCCACGGGCCCCTTCACGGAGTCCGACCTGGGGGTGGCCTGCTACCACTCCAAGGTCGGCGCGGTCGAACTCTTCCTGAACCATCTCGTCGACGGCCCGGACGAGTACGTCGTGGTCGACATGACGGCGGGCTCGGACTCGTTCGCGTCCGGGATGTTCACCCGGTTCGACATGACGTTCCTGGTGGTGGAGCCGACACGCAAGGGGGTGTCGGTCTACCGCCAGTACAAGGAGTACGCGCGGGACTTCGGCATCGCGCTGAACGTCGTCGGCAACAAGGTCCAGGCCCAGGACGACGTGGACTTCCTCCAGGACGAGGTGGGCGACGACCTGCTCGTCACCGTCGGCCACTCCAACTGGGTGCGGTCCATGGAGAAGGGCCGCCCCGCCCCCTTCGAACTGCTGGAGGCGGAGAACCGCGTGGCGCTCCAGGTCCTGGAGGACGCGGCCGAGGACTCGTACGCGAACCGCGACTGGGAGCGCTACACGCGGCAGATGGTGCACTTCCACCTCAGGAACGCGGAGAGCTGGGGCAACGCGAAGACCGGCGGGGACCTGGCCGCGCAGGTCGACCCGGCGTTCGTGCTCCGCGAGGACGCGGCGGTTCCGCAGCCGAGCTGA
- a CDS encoding phage holin family protein: protein MSDPGSHAAVTTTADAVPAVRVNGDRSLGQLVSSATAEMSALVHDEIALAKAELREDVKRGATGGAAIGIAGVFALFSLPVLSFAAAYGIHNWGLGLAWSFLIVGGAFLLLAGLLGLIAMRKFKKVKPPEKTIASAKQSAAVLQTVKPHPRPVHEVGETVARSSA from the coding sequence ATGAGCGACCCCGGCAGCCATGCCGCCGTAACCACCACCGCCGACGCCGTTCCAGCCGTCCGGGTCAACGGCGACCGCAGTCTCGGCCAGTTGGTCTCGTCGGCGACCGCCGAGATGTCCGCACTGGTGCACGACGAGATCGCGCTGGCCAAGGCGGAACTGCGGGAGGACGTCAAGCGGGGCGCGACGGGCGGCGCCGCCATCGGCATCGCGGGAGTGTTCGCGCTCTTCTCGCTGCCGGTGCTGAGCTTCGCCGCCGCGTACGGGATCCACAACTGGGGCCTGGGGCTTGCGTGGTCGTTCCTGATCGTGGGCGGAGCGTTTCTGCTCCTGGCGGGTCTGCTGGGCCTGATCGCCATGCGCAAGTTCAAGAAGGTCAAGCCGCCGGAGAAGACCATCGCGTCCGCCAAGCAGTCCGCCGCCGTCCTCCAGACGGTCAAGCCACACCCGCGCCCGGTCCATGAGGTGGGCGAGACTGTGGCACGCTCGTCTGCATGA
- the acs gene encoding acetate--CoA ligase yields the protein MSNESLANLLKEERRFAPPAELAAHANVTAEAYEQAAADRLGFWAEQARRLTWATEPTETLDWSNPPFAKWFADGELNVAYNCVDRHVEAGNGDRVAIHFEGEPGDSRSLTYADLKDEVSRAANALTELGVAKGDRVAIYMPMIPETAVAMLACARIGAAHSVVFGGFSADAVVSRIQDADAKLVITSDGGYRRGKPSALKPAIDDAVARCPQVEHVLVVRRTGQETAFSEGRDVWWHDIVDRQSAEHTPEPFDAEHPLFILYTSGTTGKPKGILHTSGGYLTQVAYTHNAVFDLKPETDVYWCTADVGWVTGHSYIVYGPLANGATQVMYEGTPDTPHQGRFWEIVQKYGVTILYTAPTAIRTFMKWGDDIPAKFDLSSLRVLGSVGEPINPEAWIWYRQNIGAGRTPVVDTWWQTETGGMMISPLPGVTEAKPGSAQRALPGISATVVDDDANEVPNGGGGYLVLTEPWPSMLRTIWGDDQRFIDTYWSRFEGKYFAGDGAKKDDDGDIWLLGRVDDVMLVSGHNISTTEVESALVSHPKVAEAAVVGAADETTGQAIVAFVILRGTASVDDGLVAELRNHVSTALGPIAKPKRILPVAELPKTRSGKIMRRLLRDVAENRQLGDVTTLTDSSVMELIQTQLPSATSED from the coding sequence GTGAGCAACGAAAGCCTGGCCAACCTGCTCAAGGAAGAGCGGAGGTTCGCGCCACCGGCCGAGCTGGCCGCCCACGCCAACGTGACGGCGGAGGCGTATGAGCAGGCCGCGGCGGACAGGCTTGGCTTCTGGGCCGAGCAGGCGCGGCGGCTCACCTGGGCCACCGAACCGACCGAGACCCTCGACTGGTCGAATCCGCCCTTCGCGAAGTGGTTCGCGGACGGCGAGCTGAACGTCGCGTACAACTGCGTGGACCGCCACGTCGAGGCGGGCAACGGCGACCGGGTCGCCATCCACTTCGAGGGCGAGCCGGGCGACAGCCGTTCCCTCACCTACGCCGACCTGAAGGACGAGGTCTCCCGGGCCGCGAACGCGCTCACCGAGCTCGGCGTGGCCAAGGGCGACCGCGTCGCCATCTATATGCCGATGATCCCCGAGACCGCCGTGGCAATGCTGGCCTGCGCCCGTATCGGCGCCGCGCACTCCGTGGTCTTCGGCGGCTTCTCGGCCGACGCCGTGGTCTCCCGTATCCAGGACGCCGACGCCAAGCTCGTCATCACCTCGGACGGTGGCTACCGGCGCGGCAAGCCGAGCGCGCTCAAGCCCGCGATCGACGACGCCGTCGCCCGCTGCCCGCAGGTCGAGCATGTCCTGGTGGTACGCCGCACCGGCCAGGAGACCGCCTTCAGCGAGGGCCGGGACGTGTGGTGGCACGACATCGTCGACCGCCAGTCCGCCGAGCACACGCCGGAGCCGTTCGACGCCGAGCACCCGCTCTTCATCCTGTACACGTCCGGCACGACCGGTAAGCCCAAGGGCATCCTGCACACCTCGGGCGGCTATCTCACGCAGGTCGCGTACACCCATAACGCGGTCTTCGACCTCAAGCCGGAGACGGACGTCTACTGGTGCACGGCCGACGTCGGCTGGGTGACCGGCCACTCGTACATCGTGTACGGGCCGCTGGCCAACGGCGCGACGCAGGTCATGTACGAGGGCACGCCCGACACCCCGCACCAGGGGCGCTTCTGGGAGATCGTCCAGAAGTACGGCGTGACGATCCTCTACACGGCGCCGACCGCGATCCGCACGTTCATGAAGTGGGGGGACGACATCCCCGCCAAGTTCGACCTGTCGTCGCTGCGCGTGCTGGGCTCGGTCGGTGAGCCGATCAACCCCGAGGCGTGGATCTGGTACCGGCAGAACATCGGCGCGGGCAGGACCCCCGTCGTGGACACCTGGTGGCAGACCGAGACCGGCGGCATGATGATCTCCCCGCTGCCCGGTGTCACCGAGGCCAAGCCCGGCTCGGCGCAGCGCGCGCTCCCCGGCATCTCGGCGACCGTCGTGGACGACGACGCCAACGAGGTGCCGAACGGCGGCGGCGGTTATCTCGTCCTCACCGAGCCGTGGCCGTCGATGCTCCGCACCATCTGGGGCGACGACCAGCGCTTCATCGACACCTACTGGTCGCGTTTCGAGGGCAAGTACTTCGCGGGCGACGGCGCCAAGAAGGACGACGACGGCGACATCTGGCTGCTGGGCCGGGTCGACGACGTGATGCTGGTCTCCGGCCACAACATCTCCACCACGGAGGTCGAGTCGGCCCTCGTCTCGCACCCGAAGGTCGCCGAGGCGGCGGTCGTCGGTGCGGCGGACGAGACGACCGGTCAGGCGATCGTCGCCTTCGTCATCCTGCGCGGTACGGCGTCGGTGGACGACGGCCTGGTGGCGGAGTTGCGCAACCACGTCAGTACGGCGCTGGGGCCGATCGCCAAGCCGAAGCGGATTCTTCCGGTGGCCGAGCTGCCGAAGACCCGTTCCGGCAAGATCATGCGGCGACTGCTGCGCGATGTCGCTGAGAACCGTCAGCTCGGAGACGTCACGACCCTCACCGACTCCTCGGTGATGGAGCTGATCCAGACCCAGCTCCCGAGCGCGACCAGCGAGGACTGA